A genomic region of Leptolyngbya sp. NIES-2104 contains the following coding sequences:
- a CDS encoding peroxidase family protein, protein MFGIPWHRLPLPLALLKLIQFRNKLREHNLHDTSQLPNTDKLPKPTPSPDDRHLVIRTADGSYNDLEHPEMGMAGTRLGRNVPLSEAKFDEKNLLNPSPRKVSQVLLTRREFVPATILNLTAAAWIQFQTHDWFSHGDSQPSEQPNNNYEIPIEDGDDYPEQYRPMTVRKTLEDPTRDGNKAQPPTFINKVTHWWDASHIYGSDQKTIDSLRSHIDGKMSIGEDGYLPLNSDGIDNVGFSGTWWVGLSMLHTLFVKEHNAICDRLKQDYPEWKDDDLFDHARLINAALLAKIHTTEWTPGILPHPALEIGMNSNWWGLLGKDFKRLLGRIGDGELLSGIIGSSTDHHTAPYALTEEFVSVYRMHPLIPDELEFHSHQDGRFLTKKDFPEVFGKKTRGFMQEVSLPDLFYSFGITHPGAIRLHNYPHFLRQLVKDDGEVFDLAAVDILRDRERGVPRYNRFREIVGRGRVNSFEEITSNPTWVKELREVYNNDINSVDLMVGLFAEDLPDGFGFSDTAFRVFILMASRRLKSDRFFTKDYRAEVYTQLGLDWIENNTMLTVLQRHYPGLAPALIGVNNAFAPWTRIGASAALLP, encoded by the coding sequence ATGTTTGGAATCCCGTGGCATCGTTTACCGCTTCCCTTAGCACTTCTCAAGCTGATTCAGTTTCGCAATAAACTGCGTGAGCATAATCTGCATGATACTTCGCAGCTCCCGAACACCGACAAACTACCAAAGCCAACGCCTAGCCCTGACGATCGACATTTAGTGATCCGGACTGCCGATGGTAGCTATAACGATCTAGAGCATCCCGAAATGGGCATGGCAGGGACGCGATTAGGTCGGAATGTGCCATTGAGTGAAGCGAAGTTCGATGAGAAAAATCTGCTCAATCCAAGTCCTCGTAAAGTCAGCCAAGTTTTACTAACACGGCGTGAATTCGTGCCTGCCACTATCTTAAATTTGACGGCTGCGGCGTGGATTCAGTTTCAGACACACGATTGGTTTAGTCATGGCGATAGTCAACCGTCAGAACAACCCAATAACAACTATGAGATTCCGATCGAAGACGGCGATGATTATCCTGAACAATACCGCCCGATGACGGTCAGAAAAACACTAGAAGACCCGACTCGTGACGGCAATAAAGCGCAACCGCCGACGTTTATTAACAAAGTGACGCATTGGTGGGATGCCTCGCACATCTATGGTAGTGATCAAAAAACAATCGATAGTTTGCGATCGCATATCGACGGCAAAATGAGCATCGGCGAAGATGGTTATCTTCCACTTAACTCAGACGGCATCGATAATGTAGGCTTTTCGGGTACTTGGTGGGTGGGTCTGAGTATGCTGCATACCCTATTTGTCAAAGAGCATAACGCGATCTGCGATCGACTCAAGCAAGACTACCCTGAGTGGAAAGACGATGACCTGTTCGATCATGCTCGACTCATTAACGCGGCATTGCTAGCAAAAATTCACACGACCGAATGGACACCAGGAATCTTGCCCCATCCCGCGCTCGAAATTGGGATGAACTCTAACTGGTGGGGACTGCTCGGAAAAGATTTCAAACGCCTGTTAGGACGCATCGGCGATGGTGAATTACTCAGCGGCATTATTGGTTCATCCACCGATCACCACACGGCTCCCTATGCTCTGACTGAAGAGTTTGTTTCAGTTTATCGAATGCACCCGTTGATTCCCGATGAGCTAGAATTCCATTCGCATCAAGATGGCAGATTCCTGACAAAGAAAGACTTCCCGGAAGTGTTTGGTAAAAAGACTCGTGGCTTCATGCAGGAAGTTTCGCTGCCTGATTTGTTCTACTCATTTGGCATTACCCATCCGGGTGCAATCCGATTGCATAACTATCCGCATTTTCTGCGCCAATTAGTCAAAGACGATGGCGAAGTGTTTGACTTAGCGGCAGTGGATATTTTGCGCGATCGAGAACGGGGGGTGCCGCGATATAACCGTTTCCGAGAGATCGTCGGGCGTGGGCGAGTGAACTCGTTTGAAGAAATCACCAGCAATCCAACGTGGGTGAAGGAACTGCGCGAAGTCTATAACAACGACATCAATAGCGTCGATTTGATGGTAGGCTTGTTTGCCGAAGACCTACCGGATGGGTTTGGATTTAGTGATACTGCGTTTCGAGTGTTTATTTTGATGGCATCTCGGCGGCTGAAGAGCGATCGCTTTTTCACCAAGGACTACCGGGCTGAGGTTTACACTCAACTCGGTCTCGATTGGATTGAGAACAATACGATGCTAACGGTGCTACAACGCCATTATCCGGGGCTTGCTCCTGCTCTGATCGGAGTGAACAATGCGTTTGCTCCGTGGACGCGAATCGGAGCGTCTGCTGCGCTACTGCCATAG